The genomic segment ACttgggcggcgccgtcgagatgGTGTAGGTCGTCGAGTCGACAAtgtccttgcccttgttggcgttgctCAGCACGACGTTGGGGTTGTCGAGCATCTCCTGCGTGATGGTCTCCGCCTGGGTGAAGGGCGTGAGGTCCTGCGGCAGGCGGAAGGTGGCCTTGTTGGAAGCCGTCTGGCTGGGGAAGGGTTGAAGGTCCGTCCCCCTTGTTCTCCGGGTCCCCGATGAGGAAGGGCTGGATGGACTGCTTCTTGATGTGCGGCGCGCCCCTGGAGGTGACGGGCGCCGAGAAAGACTGCGCGTTGATGGTCGTGCCGTGCGGGATGGAGCCCATGCGGGCGAGGGAGGTCGGCAGAGCGGGCGTCATGCTCTCAGGCACGTGCATCCAGAGGCCGTTCTCATAGTGAAGGGTGGGCGGCTTCTTGATCGTCTTGTCCATGGCATCAGTGATCTCTTGCGTATAGGGGATGCCGTTGAGGTTGATGTCGGCCTGCGTGAACAGCCCGCGGTTGGGCACCTCCCCGAGCTGCTTGTCGAACTTCATCGTCTCCTTGGTCAGGTTGAGCTGCAGGATGTTGTCATCCGGGAACGGTCCGGGTGGAGGAGTGATGTCGAGTTTAGTCGGCGTTCTGCTTCCGTGCGGCCGGAAGATGGTGTTGAAGCCGAACCCAGAAAAGGTGCGGCTCTCGAGCCTCGCGAGGATGccgagcggcggcggagcctCAGTCTTCGCCTCGCCATGGGTGCCGTTGCCCCCAGCTGCCGTCCCCGTCTCGGGCTGGAGAACAGTCTGGCCATACCCGAAGGTTCTCGGCTGCACCTCGTTGTGGACGTTTGAAGCCACGGGTCTGCCCATTTTGATGGCTGTTTGTTGGGTTCTTGAGAAGGTGGTTGAAAGTGTGATGGTTGAAGGGGCAAAGATGGTAGTTGAAGTGAATGATGAGATGCAACAACCAAACGGAATAGGAGCAGAACGTGAACCCTTTAAGTACGTGTGATATATCTGTCGCTGTCCTCACGAAACCCGCTCATATGGCGGCGTCTACATCTTCGCAAGCTGAGATGAGACAGGTTCCCGCAACCGCAGATATCAGCCGGTAGTGAGTGGCGCTTCCATCCAGAAGCTGAAAGAGTGTAAGACATGATGAACGCCATGGCATAAAACCAGTAGGCCCAATTCAACCAAGCAGAGACGGTTGGGACGAAGAGTGTTTAAACGAAAAAAACGAAACTTAGCAGTCGATGCAAGGTATCATGTTCTatggcgatggccttgatggcTCTTGGCCTCGATATCGACCCATGTAACTACTCCTCATGAGACCATATAACCGACAACCACTCAAGCAAGCGTCGAAGATCCTGACTTTACAAAAATCACCCATAGTTTGTCCGAACAGAGTCGAGCGAGAAGAGATGGACAGAGAAAACGTGTGCGCTTGTGTCTCGCGTGGCATTCTAGCGTTGAGGGGGTCAAACGCGCTCGGTGTCACAACGGGCACGCGCCGGTCCGCTTCCGTCGCTCCCCGCAACCGCAACCATGCCCATCCGGCACTTCGACTGTTGCCGTACATTGTACACCGCTCACGTAGCGCGAGCGGCTACGCTCCCATCGGCGACTGTGATGTCTTCTCAGCCTCTGTTCAGACACTGctttctctcactcactcactcactcactcactaT from the Colletotrichum destructivum chromosome 10, complete sequence genome contains:
- a CDS encoding Putative heme-binding protein, predicted — its product is MGRPVASNVHNEVQPRTFGYGQTVLQPETGTAAGGNGTHGEAKTEAPPPLGILARLESRTFSGFGFNTIFRPHGSRTPTKLDITPPPGPFPDDNILQLNLTKETMKFDKQLGEVPNRGLFTQADINLNGIPYTQEITDAMDKTIKKPPTLHYENGLWMHVPESMTPALPTSLARMGSIPHGTTINAQSFSAPVTSRGAPHIKKHQTASNKATFRLPQDLTPFTQAETITQEMLDNPNVVLSNANKGKDIVDSTTYTISTAPPKSTFGGATANIGFLVGDGSDDNNSPGRPNANAVQVTVTYWISTVRTKIHLEPFKPQNKDDKKTFSAVPLRPNDAVPTFTVDFEIPAAKTVTVEYTQLQYSQNVLLDFAKLSWPHATVATLAQQDVKLDASVLQQ